ACTCGCTTTCGGCAGCCAGCTCCAATATTTTGGCGGGAGATATTTCCCAATGCGCAGCCCAACGCTCGGGCGCGATAAGTGCCAGCAGCTGACCTAGCACTACTGCTTTCTCGCCGCTAAACCGGGCGTCTTTCTGCTCGATACCGTCGGCCTGCCATTCAGTTTTCCATACCTCCGGTAAGTGTACTTCAAGGCTTTTGCCGCGCAGTAAGGATTTCTTCAGCCTGACGTACTGCTGGGCCCGTTGCCACAGGCGTTCGGCCAAGGCGCTGCCCTTTAGCCGGGCCAACAGTGGCGCAACGGTTTGTCGCACTTCTTTGCTTTTCGACAGCAGGTATTGTTCGAGCAAAGGCGCATCAGCCTCGCTCAAACCTGCGGCCAGTGTGCCGAGCAAGATTGCTTGTTGCCTGGCCGATTCTTGCGGTAAAGCCGCGGCGAGTAGCTCACGGGCCTGCGCCGCGTTGCGGAAGCGCAGGTGTTGCAAATACTGCTGCCGTTGCGTTATGGTGCCGGTTTCCCAATCGGCCTCGCTGCTTTCCGAAGCACCGAACAGCTGTGCCCAGGCGGAGTTCAGGCCAGCAAGCCAGCGGCCTCGCTCGCCCATTACAGCCGCGGTGTTGGCGCGCAGCTCGGGGCGTGCGGCTGCGTAGCTGAGCATGGGCACAAGCAAGTGGTGCGGCACCCGGCGGCCGTGTTGCGCCAGCTGGTGCAGGTACTCGCCGAACACATCGGGGTAGCTACCGCTGAGCAGTACCCGCAAGGCATCTTGCCCTTGCGGACCTAGGGCAGGCAAGGTTTCGGCCGGAGCCGTTTCGGGCAAGGCTAAGCTGGCAGCGGGAGCCCGGAAGCCAGCCTTGCGAATAAGCCCTAGGGTGCCGGCAGCCCGGAGTACCTGAGCCTCGCGTGCCAGCTCGGGCTGCTCGGGTATAGCAGCCAGTTTGGGTACCGGTTCGCCGCTTTGGCGCGTGCCGAGCAGCGCCACTCGCAGCAGCTGCGACCAATCGGATTGCAGGTTCGGCTCCATTTAGCGGCCAACTGGTTGGGTGAGGGCGGTATAGCCAAGGGGCAGCAGGGCGCGGCCGTTCCACTCGCCAAACACGCTGAGCGGGTGCCCGCCGCTGGCCGCCAACAAAGCCCAGCTTTGATCGGCATTGGCGCGCACCGGTAGCTGCGCGCCGGTTGCCGTATGGTGAAGCTGCATGCTGCCATCGGGCATTAGCACGGGCACCACGCCGCTTAGGGTAGCTGGCCATTCGCGCAGCCAAGGCAACCGACCTAGGGCGCTGGCGTAGGCATCGAGCAGCTCGGTGGGGCTGGTAGCGGGCGGCAATGTAGGCGTGGGCTGCAGGCCGATAAAAATCCAGTCGGTGGCGGGTACGGCGCGCAAGGGTACGCTGCCCGGGTAAAAGGCCAGGCCGCCTTGGTACCTGCCGTGGGGCACGAGCGCACTGGCGAAAGCCTGTCCGCCAAACGAGTACTCCAGCACCAGGGCATAACGCGCCTGTTGTTCGGCCCACAACCAGGTGCGCCTTGCCAGCAGGCGCTCCTCTTCGGTGGTTATCTGGCCAACCACAAGCCACGTGTCGGCTACGGGTACCTGTTGGGCTAGCACATCCTCCTTCTTCGCGTTCACGCCAATAAGCTGCAGCACGTCGTGGCGTAGGTCGGTGGGGAGTTCGGGCAGCCGCAGCACAGCCCGCGTTAGCAAGTAAAGCTCACCTAGGCGGGCGAGTTGGCGCTCGGGCCAATCGGTACCTGAGTAGCGTAGGGTGGGCAGCTCGCGCAGCACGGCGGCAAGCCCCGGCAACTTGTCGTCGACGAGGCGGGCGGCTTGGTGCTCCCAAAAGCTGGCGGGCTGCTTTTCCGTTTGAGCCAAGCCAGCACCCATCAGGTCGTGCAGCCAGGTGAGCAGCTCAGCGGCGCCGCGCTGCATGCGTTCCAAGCGCTGCCCCGAAACTTGCAGCACCCCTCGCGGCTTCTCGTCAGCTGATTCAGTTGGAACAACTACTTCGTTAGGCTCGGCAGGACTGCTTTTCGAGATTTTGGTTTGCTGTCGTTTGTCGAGCCATTCTGCTAGCCAAGCCGGCGCGCTGCTTTCACCAAATAACTGGGGCTGCCTTGCTAGCAGCAGGAGCAGGCCGGCCCCGTGCTTACACGGGAACACGCGGCTGGGGCACGAGCATTTAAAGGCTGGTTCGCCTAGGTCGATGCCCACCTGGTATGGTTTGGAGCCACTGCCAGCACACGCGCCCCACGCAGCCAGGTTGGTTTTGCCTAGGTTGTTCCATTGGCTGGGTTTGGCTAGGTCGAGGCCGCGCTTAAGCGTACCGGGGTCGGTAATCAGTGCCCGAACCTGGTCTTCAGTCCACATGTAGGGAATGGTAGTAATAACAATTAAGGGCTTAGCTGAGCAGCAACGGGCAAGATAAGGCCGCCAAGCTATTGCTTGCGAGGGTATGTAGGCTGATTGGTTGCGCTACCCCGAAAACTCCTCGCCGCAGTTGTGGCAGCGGTACATGGTGGTACCGGCATAAAACAGGCGCTTGTACCACGGCTGCCGGGCTTCGGGCTCGGGCCAGGCGTGGTACGAGCCGCACCTAGGGCAACGGGCCGCGGCGCGCTCGGTGCGCTGCTGCTCGAACTCCTGCACAATCGGGCGGGCGGCCTCCACGTCTTCTTCCTCAATCAGCAGCCGGAAATACAGCCCGTCGCCGAAGGGCAGGGTGGCCGGGCCGTAGTTTTTCACCAGGCTCACGATGCCAGCCTCGCTCTGGAGGCGGTGGTACAGGCCCACGGCTTCGGTGTAGGTGAGGTATTCGGCGGCCGCAACTAGCATGGGTTCAGAGGTAAAAGCAGGCAACGGAGGAGGGCGGCCGGCGGGTCAGCTCAGCGGTAGCCCGCCAGCCCTAGGTGCGCCGGGCCGCGAGCCGGCAAGGCGGTCTGTGGCCCTGGGCCCGCGCCGGGCAGGTTTAGCGCCGGGCCTTGCGGCGGGCGGGGGCGCTGCCCGCGCGCTGGCGCAAACGCAGCACGTACACCAGCAGGCCGATGCACAGCACGGCCAAGCCAGCGGCCAGCAACTCGCGGCTCAGGCGGGCGTCCTGGGCTTCCTGGGCTGCTGCCTGATAGTCGCGCAGCTGCTTTTCGCGTTGCTTCTGGCGCAGCTGCAAATCCTGAATCTGGTTTTCGAGGTCGTAGAAGCGTTGCCGCGTCGAGGATTGGTCGGTTTGGGCCACGGTGGCCTGCTGCTCGGCCTGGCGCTGGCGCGACACAATGTCGGCGGTGCGGCGCAGCTCGGTGGCTTTCAGGGCCTGCACAATCTCGGTGTCTTTGCGAATGATGCCTTTCAGGGCGTCAATTACCTCCTGCAAATCCTTTTTCGAGGGCTTGTTGGCCAGCAGGGCATTGCGCTGGGCGTTGGCTTCTTCGTATTGCCGCACCAGCTGCTCGCGCTCCTGTATCAGGCGCGTAATCTGGTCGTTGGGCGCGGAGGCGGCCGGCTCGGTTTGGGCGGGGGCGGTGGTCGAGAGCAAAACCATGCTCCACACCAGTAACAAACGTTGTTTCATAACTCAGCCCAAACATACGGCATTGCGGTTGGGCGGGGTGCGGCGCGGTGTAGCGTGGGCTTGGCTACGCCTTCCTGCGGTTTAGCCCGCGTATTTCGGAACGATTGGCGCCGAGCGTCTCTGTCACAACGATTTCGTTCCGACAAATACATGCTAAACCTTCGAACAGGCACCTAAGCCCGCGCTGCACCGCACGGCCATAGGTCGGCAAACCGAATGTACCAACCCAGGGGCGCGGCCTACAAAGTCTGCGCTACTTCGGCTTTCAGCTGCCGGGCTTTGCCCACACGCGCCTTTTTGTAGAAGAGCAGAATCAGAATGGGCAGCAGCGTCAGCTCGGCAATAACCCCGAAAAGCAGGGTAAGGCCGATGAGCAGGCCCACGTAAAACGTGCCGTCGAACGACGAAAACAGCAGCGTGCTGAAGCCGCCCACCAAAATCAGCGACGTAACGATTACGGCCTTGCCCGCCAGCCGGTACGTGCGCGAAACGGCGCGCTTCACGGTGGGCTCCTTGCCGAGCATCAGGCGCAACTTGCTGATAAAGTGGATGGTGTCGTCGACGGCAATGCCGAAGGCGATGGTGAAGATGATGCTGGTGCTCACCTTCATGGGTACGCCGCACACGCCCATTACGCCCGCCACCACCACAATGGGCAACAGGTTCGGAATGAGCACCACCGGTACCATGCGCACCGAGCGGAACAGCACCAGCACAATGGCCGTCACCATCAGCACATCCACGCCGATGCCCACCA
The sequence above is drawn from the Hymenobacter sp. YIM 151858-1 genome and encodes:
- a CDS encoding DUF5691 domain-containing protein, encoding MEPNLQSDWSQLLRVALLGTRQSGEPVPKLAAIPEQPELAREAQVLRAAGTLGLIRKAGFRAPAASLALPETAPAETLPALGPQGQDALRVLLSGSYPDVFGEYLHQLAQHGRRVPHHLLVPMLSYAAARPELRANTAAVMGERGRWLAGLNSAWAQLFGASESSEADWETGTITQRQQYLQHLRFRNAAQARELLAAALPQESARQQAILLGTLAAGLSEADAPLLEQYLLSKSKEVRQTVAPLLARLKGSALAERLWQRAQQYVRLKKSLLRGKSLEVHLPEVWKTEWQADGIEQKDARFSGEKAVVLGQLLALIAPERWAAHWEISPAKILELAAESEWASVLLTAWQQALLLHRSAEWARAYLSLQLAQPTVPPLTAPQAAALLNPAEFAQLLLEQLPRQPRFSQPEGRWEALLLNAPGPWPQALTNLALSTIGNTVVVPNNIQRYALSARIAQLLRHMQRAVPPAQYDLCATALHPLLDVEPMLNNQINQLLDTLQFRQQLSQTLTEPPAPEG
- a CDS encoding SWIM zinc finger family protein encodes the protein MWTEDQVRALITDPGTLKRGLDLAKPSQWNNLGKTNLAAWGACAGSGSKPYQVGIDLGEPAFKCSCPSRVFPCKHGAGLLLLLARQPQLFGESSAPAWLAEWLDKRQQTKISKSSPAEPNEVVVPTESADEKPRGVLQVSGQRLERMQRGAAELLTWLHDLMGAGLAQTEKQPASFWEHQAARLVDDKLPGLAAVLRELPTLRYSGTDWPERQLARLGELYLLTRAVLRLPELPTDLRHDVLQLIGVNAKKEDVLAQQVPVADTWLVVGQITTEEERLLARRTWLWAEQQARYALVLEYSFGGQAFASALVPHGRYQGGLAFYPGSVPLRAVPATDWIFIGLQPTPTLPPATSPTELLDAYASALGRLPWLREWPATLSGVVPVLMPDGSMQLHHTATGAQLPVRANADQSWALLAASGGHPLSVFGEWNGRALLPLGYTALTQPVGR
- a CDS encoding putative signal transducing protein yields the protein MLVAAAEYLTYTEAVGLYHRLQSEAGIVSLVKNYGPATLPFGDGLYFRLLIEEEDVEAARPIVQEFEQQRTERAAARCPRCGSYHAWPEPEARQPWYKRLFYAGTTMYRCHNCGEEFSG